From Desulfuromonas soudanensis, the proteins below share one genomic window:
- a CDS encoding GAF domain-containing protein: MKIEDFCKKLEGELAALGAGEERLSLAVQSLRKAFRVKPDEISILSLDDEKQVLVFVWPAKLAKSGFIPLSSSSSLAARTARDKKGFANNRFASVHHSSIFESVRLGPESDPPPLPIQKILSAPLLSSDKVSGVVQVCRKGTNTADAGEDFSQTQLTALTQIAQILARTL; this comes from the coding sequence ATGAAGATAGAGGATTTCTGCAAAAAACTCGAAGGAGAGCTCGCCGCCCTCGGCGCCGGCGAGGAGCGTCTGTCTCTCGCCGTGCAGTCGTTGCGCAAGGCCTTCCGCGTCAAGCCCGACGAGATCTCCATCCTCTCCCTCGACGACGAAAAGCAGGTCCTCGTTTTCGTCTGGCCGGCCAAGCTCGCCAAGTCCGGCTTTATCCCCCTCTCTTCGTCCTCCTCCCTGGCTGCTCGCACCGCCCGGGACAAAAAGGGCTTCGCCAACAACCGCTTCGCCTCCGTTCACCATTCCTCGATCTTCGAATCCGTCCGGCTCGGCCCGGAGAGCGACCCTCCCCCCCTGCCCATCCAGAAGATCCTCAGCGCCCCGCTGCTCAGCAGCGACAAGGTCAGCGGCGTCGTCCAGGTCTGCCGCAAGGGGACGAACACGGCCGACGCCGGGGAAGACTTCAGCCAGACCCAGCTCACCGCCCTCACCCAGATCGCCCAGATCCTCGCCCGCACCCTGTGA
- a CDS encoding DNA polymerase Y family protein: protein MERDILHLAIPAFPIAVARVGDPALRGRPVAIAPGNSDRALLQCVSAEARAEGVCEGMPVYRARRCCPPLLLRLPDPATAARAFRSILEIAAHYSPLGEPALPGRLYLDLTGSTRLLGPGRDAAARLERELSARLGLSSALGVAGNKLISCIAAGTLGHPGVCDVERGGEASFIAPLPVAALPGVGAARQALLLEELGLRRIGDLADLAVSQLRLAFGPFAPLLHQRARGIDPSPVQRPQRRAEISEEAILSRAENDDDILLAEVGRLAESCAFQLRRLGRGAGSLVLTLFYEDGVSEEHRAPFPAPESRDRALLAAAEALFDRGCQRRVRIKGMRLLCRRLAGENRQLPLFTEEEADPRLDALQDALDTLRRRHGMDVVRHAAAHPPSVDF, encoded by the coding sequence ATGGAACGCGATATCCTCCATCTGGCCATCCCCGCCTTCCCCATCGCCGTCGCCCGGGTCGGCGATCCGGCGCTGCGCGGCCGTCCGGTCGCCATCGCTCCGGGCAACTCGGACCGGGCCCTCTTGCAGTGCGTCTCCGCCGAGGCCCGCGCCGAGGGGGTCTGCGAGGGGATGCCGGTCTACCGGGCGCGGCGCTGCTGTCCCCCCCTCCTCCTGCGTCTCCCCGACCCGGCAACTGCGGCCCGGGCCTTCCGGTCCATTCTCGAAATCGCCGCCCACTATTCGCCCCTCGGAGAGCCGGCCCTCCCCGGGCGCCTCTACCTCGATCTCACCGGCAGCACCCGGCTTCTCGGACCCGGGCGCGACGCCGCCGCCCGCCTCGAACGGGAGCTGTCGGCCCGCCTCGGCCTATCCTCCGCCCTGGGGGTGGCGGGGAACAAGCTGATCTCCTGCATCGCCGCCGGCACCCTCGGCCACCCCGGGGTCTGCGACGTGGAGCGCGGCGGCGAGGCGAGCTTCATCGCCCCCCTCCCCGTCGCCGCCCTGCCGGGGGTCGGGGCGGCCCGGCAGGCCCTCCTCCTCGAAGAACTCGGCCTGCGCCGCATCGGCGACCTCGCCGACCTCGCCGTTTCCCAACTGCGCCTCGCCTTCGGCCCCTTCGCCCCCCTCCTCCACCAGAGGGCCCGGGGGATCGACCCCTCGCCGGTGCAGAGGCCGCAGCGCCGCGCCGAAATTTCCGAGGAGGCAATCCTCTCCCGCGCCGAGAACGACGACGACATCCTCCTTGCCGAAGTCGGCCGTCTCGCCGAGAGCTGCGCCTTCCAGCTGCGCCGCTTGGGGAGAGGTGCCGGCTCCCTGGTTCTGACCCTCTTCTACGAGGACGGGGTCAGCGAGGAGCACAGGGCCCCTTTTCCCGCCCCGGAAAGCCGCGACCGCGCTCTGCTGGCCGCCGCCGAGGCGCTCTTCGATCGCGGGTGCCAACGCCGGGTGCGGATCAAGGGGATGCGCCTCCTCTGCCGGCGCCTGGCCGGCGAAAACCGTCAGCTCCCCCTCTTTACCGAAGAAGAGGCCGACCCCCGCCTCGATGCCCTGCAGGACGCCCTCGACACCCTGCGCCGGCGCCACGGCATGGATGTCGTCCGCCACGCCGCTGCGCACCCCCCGTCCGTGGATTTCTAA
- a CDS encoding 4Fe-4S binding protein: protein MKRRLPPMLPRYLVQTGFLAFYIWIGVRFAAWAASLQGGGAPPFPRPAAIDGFLPISGLMGLRQWLQGGELHAVHPAAALILLAALGTALLLKRGFCSWVCPVFPLSEGLWRLGQRLFGRTFAPPFWIDLPLRALKYLILAFFAWQILYLMPLPGVQAFLSSPYHKIADIRLLHFFQHPSAVALGVIAGLALLSLFVQMAWCRYLCPYGALLGIFSLFSLSRICRSERLCIRCGLCSARCPAWLPVMQKKTVRSAECYACYRCVHGCPAPGAVEMKVAGRVLLPSVVFALLLLALFLGADLYGRVTGQWQGKVSDAEVRYLLRSSP from the coding sequence ATGAAACGACGCCTCCCCCCCATGCTCCCGCGCTACCTCGTTCAGACGGGCTTTCTCGCCTTCTACATCTGGATCGGCGTGCGTTTTGCTGCCTGGGCCGCCTCCCTGCAGGGGGGTGGAGCGCCCCCTTTTCCCCGTCCGGCGGCCATCGACGGCTTTCTCCCCATCAGCGGCCTGATGGGACTGCGCCAGTGGCTGCAGGGGGGAGAACTCCATGCCGTCCATCCGGCGGCGGCGCTGATTCTCCTCGCCGCCCTGGGGACCGCCCTCCTCCTCAAGCGGGGGTTCTGCTCCTGGGTCTGCCCGGTCTTCCCCCTCTCCGAAGGGCTGTGGCGGTTGGGACAGCGCCTCTTCGGCCGCACCTTCGCCCCCCCCTTCTGGATCGATCTGCCGCTGCGCGCCCTCAAGTACCTGATCCTCGCCTTCTTCGCCTGGCAGATTCTCTACCTGATGCCGCTGCCGGGGGTGCAGGCCTTTCTTTCCTCCCCCTACCACAAGATCGCCGACATCCGCCTCCTCCACTTTTTCCAGCACCCGTCCGCCGTCGCCCTCGGGGTTATCGCCGGCCTGGCTCTCCTCTCCCTCTTCGTGCAGATGGCCTGGTGCCGCTACCTCTGCCCCTACGGCGCGCTCCTCGGGATCTTTTCCCTCTTTTCCCTGAGCAGGATTTGCCGCAGCGAAAGGCTCTGCATCCGCTGCGGCCTCTGCTCCGCCCGCTGCCCCGCCTGGCTACCGGTCATGCAGAAGAAAACCGTCCGCTCCGCCGAGTGCTACGCCTGCTACCGCTGCGTCCACGGCTGCCCGGCGCCGGGGGCCGTGGAGATGAAGGTCGCCGGACGCGTCCTCCTCCCTTCGGTCGTGTTCGCCCTTCTGCTCCTCGCCCTCTTCCTCGGCGCCGACCTCTACGGCCGCGTCACCGGCCAATGGCAGGGGAAGGTCTCCGACGCCGAAGTCCGCTATCTGCTCAGGTCGTCGCCTTAA
- the lexA gene encoding transcriptional repressor LexA: MSPLTPKQKKILDFITAHLDREGYPPSQQEIAAAFGYSSLGTVQNYLVRLEREGALSRDWNARRGLRPTRPRGRSMELPLVGTVAAGRPIEAIETADTIEVPPSMVGRGENFALRVRGDSMVGDGILDGDFVVVRKQASADSGQTVVALIGNEATVKRLVRKDGRIELHPANPAMAPILVENVEELRIEGVVVGVLRHCL; this comes from the coding sequence ATGAGCCCACTGACCCCCAAGCAGAAGAAGATACTCGACTTTATCACCGCCCATCTCGACCGGGAGGGATACCCCCCTTCCCAGCAGGAGATCGCCGCCGCCTTCGGCTACTCCTCCCTGGGGACGGTGCAGAACTACCTGGTGCGTCTCGAACGGGAGGGAGCCCTCTCCCGGGACTGGAACGCCCGCCGCGGGCTGCGCCCGACCCGTCCCCGGGGACGGTCGATGGAGCTCCCCCTGGTCGGCACCGTGGCCGCCGGCCGCCCCATCGAGGCGATCGAGACCGCCGACACCATCGAGGTTCCGCCGTCGATGGTCGGCCGCGGCGAGAATTTCGCGCTCCGGGTGCGCGGCGATTCGATGGTCGGCGACGGCATTCTCGACGGCGATTTCGTCGTCGTGCGCAAGCAGGCCAGCGCCGACAGCGGCCAGACGGTCGTCGCCCTCATCGGCAACGAAGCGACGGTCAAGCGCCTGGTCAGAAAGGATGGGCGCATCGAACTCCACCCCGCCAACCCGGCCATGGCGCCGATTCTCGTCGAAAACGTCGAGGAGTTGCGCATCGAAGGGGTCGTGGTCGGGGTTCTCCGCCACTGCCTCTGA